The sequence below is a genomic window from Silene latifolia isolate original U9 population chromosome 7, ASM4854445v1, whole genome shotgun sequence.
gtaattttaTTACACTAACGTAGTTATTCTATCATATAACATTAGTTATTATATTACACCCCTTGCCAATTATTCCATTGAGCATCAATTATCCTTTTTCAACGTCATTCCACCTGCAAGTCACCAAAAAATAATGACATCTTAACAGAATTTTTTGTAATCAACCCTCACTAAATCTCAATTATTTCATTGAAAAAAAATCAATTATTCTATTGAAAATGGTCAGTTTTTCAAAAAACATGATGAAAATATGTAAACAAAAGATAAAAAAACTGGCTATATTTGAGTTTCAGCTCAATACAATAACATGAGTTATTCATTAAAATAACTGCGTTTATATATTAGAATAActataaatacaagagaacatttttctcagcaaacaactgagttaactataaaataactacgtttattcattacaataactgaatttctacattaaaataaccATACATATCAGAGAACTTTATTCTCAGCAAACAAGTTATTTTATTACAGTAACGTAGTTATTCTATCATACAACATCAATTATTCTATTACACGACGTCAACTATTCAATTGAGCATCAATTATCCCTTTTCAACGTCATTCCACCTGCAAATTACCCAGAAATAATGAAATTTTATCataatttgttctaattaatgACGAATAACATAACTAAAGTAATCAGCATAATGAAAAATGAGACTATTCATATGAATTACACATATTTGCACATGAATTCATCGCCGTTTTGATGAGAAAGAGATTGATCATCATAATTCATCATTCGATCATCATAATTCATCATTCTCTTGAAAATCACAGAAATCTGACTAGAATTAGTATTGAATTTCAATAGCTACGAGAAAATCACTGAAGTATTCGATTATTAGCTAAGAAATCGTAAAAAATATTCATACCTTCGTTTGATTTGATGCGTTAGGGTTTTCCGAAATTTAACTATTAATTAAAGAAAATCTGTTCGTTTCAATTGAAATACTTGAAACTGTGAATGAATTTGTTGTAATCGTATGGAATTACAAAAAAAACTGGGAAAATTTTGATGAAATTGTTGATGATCATGGAAGATTTTGATTGATTTTCCATATTTTTTGTTTGATGTGAAAACAGAGAAACGAAAGTAGGTAATTTAGAGAGAGAAGGAgttgtttgtttttgtgacgTCTGATTGTGAGGATTAGTTTTGTTAGATCAATTGTTATATATatgcgggggtaactcacgaaaagtggcaaactcaccggatcctgcctccctctctctctctctctctctctctctctctctctctctctcttatatatatatatatatatatatatatatatatatatatatatatatatatatatatatatatatataaaattgggttgaaacgctttggatgcgccacgtgtcctatacagccttaatgacaagcattaattacagctaatcatttaatatgagcataataaatgttgtataaatctcagcaaaatattaattatagtttaataaatttattataaaattacataaaaaatttacggtaatttgattctaaatttagtaaaaaattattttgatgaaaattctaaaatgtaaataattatgttcattgcgaaaaatgctttcaattgagtataattttgattatatttattgaaatattttgttattttacatttacgtaaaaaaatattttgaaaaagttATAAAAATTAGACCATTAAATTCGGTAAGAAAAACATATTTGcaagagtcattgtatttattaaaaatagaacttaaagaaaactactaagagataaatttttatagtgtgagaatgaaaaaaaaattaaaattatattgcgagaaattgaatacatgtgagattttgatagatttaaatagtgtgataaggaGTATGTATGTAAACAGTAACACATTGATCGCGAGTAAATTTaaataacaaaacaaaagtaatgattattaaataatatagtattataaacacCATAAAAAGGTAgaaaaacattttacatttttctttaatatattCAATTAAATATATATGCGTcaagtataaaatattgattatgactaactaaatattaattttagttaaatattttatatgttatcttttaaatactttgaagttaaacccaaaaaaacaaaaattgagaaagttcaacctattttatttacaggtaatttattaaacatcattgtagaaaaataatataattgatagttgtttaaaaaacaaaaggttaaatttcttatagatatgtttgacacatagcactTGTAGCAcacaatcaaaagaattgaataagttgagtttggacgttatatgtttgatacatgaatatcacacgttatacataaaaaaaatactccctcctatttcctaTGATGTTCCCATTTCTTttgggcacaagaattaaggaaacaattaaacaaTGAATAAAAGGTACAACTTGATTATAATAATGGAGAGAGAAGGTATGATTAATTAAAGTAAAGAGGTTGTAATTAGAGTAAATCCTTCCCTCCAAAAAATTAATCACGTGGGCCAGATTGTAGCAACAACAACTTCTACATTTCTCATTCATTTCCAGAATTACAAACCCAACTCCAGATTTCCAGAAATTCCAGAAATTCCAGAAATTCCAGATTTCCAGTTTCATAAACATCCATTTCCAGAATTTCCAATTTCCAAACCCAACTGGAAAATAATGTTACAAAAACTTACAATCTGAATATTACAAACCCTTACATTAACAATAAAAATCTTAAATTACAAACCCTTACATTGAAAACTAAAATCTGAATATTACAAACCCTTTCTTTGAAAAATAAAATCTGAAAATTACAAAATGTTTTAACTTCAGATTTGCATGTGGGGTCATCCTTCATTTCTTGCCTTCATTGTGAGTTGTGACATTAATCGAATCAATACATCAAGGACACACAAGTGGAGCATTATATTCAAAATTGGCACCAAATTTTCAGTTTTGCGCCATTTCTAAATTTTCAGCTCAATTAAATTTTTACGCCAACATCAACATTATGAATATGCAAACCTAGCTATATATAGAAAGGCAATCAAGTTTTCATTCATTTATaagcaaacaaacaaaatcatccaaAATCAATAAATACAATCATCATTTATTAGCAAAGTTCCAAATCCCATTAAATACACAAATGTATAAAACCAGAAACTTGAGTAACTTAGAGAGGCAAAAAATTGTTCAGATTCTACTTGAAAAGTGCAAGAATGGTAAACCACTAAAGGGGTCAATGATGGAGGTGGCTGAACAATTTGGTATCAACAGAAAAACAGTCACAAATTTATGGAAGAAGGCAAGGCAGCAAAGAGATTTAGGTGAAGTCATAAATGTCATAAGCAAGATAAAGGGCAAGTCAGGTAGAGCAAAGCTGGTCTTTGATGAAGAGAAGTACAACAAAATTGATTTGGGTGAAAAAACCACACAAGCAAGGGTGGCTAAAGCTATGAATTGTAGTCAATCAAAGGTGTCCAACTGGGTAACTGATAAAACAATCAGAAGTCATACCAATTCATTAAAACCAGGTTTGACAGACAAAAATCAACTTTCTAGGTTAATTTTCAGTCTTTCACAGTTGTATTATGATGAGCTATgcaaaaaattcatgtttaaagaTCAAAGTAACATCATACACATTGATGAAAAATGGTTTTACATAACTAAAGATGGTCAGAGGTTCTACTTATCTCAAACAGAACCAGATCCTTATAGAAGTGTTCAATCAAAAACATTCAtaggtaaaattatgtttatgtGTGCTGTTGGGAGACCACAATTTGATGCCAATAATAATGTTATCTTTGATGGAAAGATTGGAATATGGCCATTTGTCTACTTGGAACCAgcaaaaagaaattcaaaaaataGGGTTGCAGGCACAATGGAGACCAAACCAATAGAATCAATCACTAAACACGTGGTGAAGGATATGCTACTAGGCAAGGTGCTGCCAGAACTGAAGAGGAAGTGGCCAGCAAATGCAAGTAAAACCATTTACATTCAACAAGACAATGCACGTCCCCACATCAAGAACTCTGATGCAGATTTTAGAGAAGCAGCAAGCAGTGATGGATGGAATATACAGTTAGTACAGCAGCCCCCAAATTCACCTGACATGAATGTCTTGGATTTGGGGTTCTTTAGGGCCATTCAATCACTAAAGACACTGACCAATTCTTATAAGTTAGATGAGCTTGTTGGAGCAGTAACTACTGCATTTAACAATCTAGAAGTGATAAACCTAAATTATGTGTTCATTACTTGGCAGGGTTGTATGCTAGAGGTGTTAAAACTCAGAGGACACAATAAGTACAAGATACCACATATGCATAAGACCAAGTTGGCAAAAGAAGGAAGACTACCACAGTATTTACAGGTAGATTTTACTCTGGTAAATGATTGCATTAGGTATGTTGAGAATGTTGGGGATGCAAGTCAGATTGCTGAAATTACTGAACTGATAGATTCAGTTGCAGTAGCTTCACAAGACTGAACTTTGCATCTATGCAAGCAGTATTTTGTTGTACAGTTAAGACACCAACCATCATTCAAGGTAACAACAAGCATCTAATTTTGGTTGATTGATGTACTCATTTTGTGCACAACTGAAGTTATGTAGTACATCAACCAACCAAACAACAACATTTTGAAGGAAGAAACATGTGTAAGGGAAAACAGCATTTCATGAAGGAACCATGTTCAAGATCAAGAAAACAGCAGAAAACACGCAAGATCAAAATCAGCCTGTAATTTTTTGCCTTTTAATTAGCTATATGTATGAACTTTGCATATGAAATgatgatgttggtgcatttaattTAATGTTCAACTTGGCGTTTACAAAGATTACGATTTCAAGATCAGAAAAGATCAACAACACCATATCTGAATG
It includes:
- the LOC141590152 gene encoding uncharacterized protein LOC141590152 produces the protein MYKTRNLSNLERQKIVQILLEKCKNGKPLKGSMMEVAEQFGINRKTVTNLWKKARQQRDLGEVINVISKIKGKSGRAKLVFDEEKYNKIDLGEKTTQARVAKAMNCSQSKVSNWVTDKTIRSHTNSLKPGLTDKNQLSRLIFSLSQLYYDELCKKFMFKDQSNIIHIDEKWFYITKDGQRFYLSQTEPDPYRSVQSKTFIGKIMFMCAVGRPQFDANNNVIFDGKIGIWPFVYLEPAKRNSKNRVAGTMETKPIESITKHVVKDMLLGKVLPELKRKWPANASKTIYIQQDNARPHIKNSDADFREAASSDGWNIQLVQQPPNSPDMNVLDLGFFRAIQSLKTLTNSYKLDELVGAVTTAFNNLEVINLNYVFITWQGCMLEVLKLRGHNKYKIPHMHKTKLAKEGRLPQYLQVDFTLVNDCIRYVENVGDASQIAEITELIDSVAVASQD